One genomic segment of Erythrolamprus reginae isolate rEryReg1 chromosome 2, rEryReg1.hap1, whole genome shotgun sequence includes these proteins:
- the TMEM215 gene encoding transmembrane protein 215, with product MRPDDINPRTGLVVALVSVFLVFGFMFTVSGIKGETLGDIPLLAIGPAICLPGIAAIALARKTDGCTKWPNYCSQFCCCRKKPHDKEVLELLRTPSDLESGKSSCDELALKARDAQPAESTLGRKDSLATPSRDCVALDPKVAQEEMLRYLEKCYPEMPGGNIFVAEASAYGALDQPRGESPGLEGPAAEGDLTVVPNDSIIICSYTESSPYDRYCCYINPAEDLTSDPRAIV from the coding sequence ATGCGGCCCGACGACATCAACCCTCGGACCGGTCTGGTGGTGGCTTTGGTCAGCGTCTTCTTGGTGTTCGGCTTCATGTTCACGGTGTCCGGCATCAAAGGCGAGACTTTGGGAGACATCCCGCTCTTGGCTATCGGACCGGCCATCTGCTTACCGGGCATCGCCGCCATCGCCCTGGCCAGGAAAACCGACGGCTGCACCAAATGGCCCAACTATTGCTCCCAGTTCTGCTGCTGCCGCAAGAAACCCCACGACAAGGAGGTCCTGGAGTTGCTGAGGACCCCTTCGGACCTGGAGTCCGGCAAAAGCAGCTGCGACGAGCTGGCCCTCAAAGCCCGTGACGCCCAGCCGGCTGAGTCGACCCTCGGGCGGAAAGACTCCCTCGCCACTCCCTCTCGGGATTGCGTGGCCTTGGACCCCAAAGTGGCTCAGGAGGAAATGTTGAGGTACTTGGAGAAGTGCTATCCGGAGATGCCCGGCGGGAACATTTTTGTGGCCGAGGCCTCTGCTTACGGTGCCTTAGACCAGCCGCGCGGGGAGTCCCCTGGCCTCGAGGGGCCCGCGGCGGAGGGCGATTTGACCGTCGTCCCCAACGACAGCATCATCATTTGCTCCTACACGGAGAGCAGCCCTTACGACCGGTACTGCTGTTATATAAACCCCGCCGAAGACCTCACTTCGGATCCCCGGGCCATCGTTTGA